The sequence GACGCTGCTCCGGGTGAACTGGGCGCCTTCGAGGAAGGCCTCCTGCGTGAAGCCGCCGACGCGCTCGAGGAGATCCGAGATCCGTTCGTTTTCCCGCAATGTGTAGGTGCCGGGGAAGCGCACCTCGCCGGTGACGCGGACGTATTTGCGCTCCTCCCACTCGGGGACGGTGCGCACCTGGATGACGTCGTCGGGCTTGAGGAGCAGGTTCTCGCTGCCGCCCTGCAGGGCGTTTCTGTAGTTCACCATCATGATGTTGCGGTCCGGACCCTGCTGGGTGATCACCGTGCGGGTGATCTCCCCCTCGTAGGCCGCCTGGGAGGTGAGGCCCCCGGCGCGCTCCAGCACCTCGGCGAGGCGGGTGGCCCCCTCCTCGATGGCGTATTCGCCGGGTCGGGCCACGGCGCCGGTGAGACGCACCTGGGCGCGCTGTTCGTGGACCGAGAAGATCCGCACCAGGTCCCCGTCGTTCAGGGGGATGTTGTTGGCCGACTCGGGGCCGATCCGCTGCAGGTGCGACTCCAGGAAGGAGCGATAGCGGTGGTCCTCGATGCGGTAGACCTGGTACCGCCCGGCGTAGTACTGGCTGGTGAACCCGCCGGCGGTCTCCACCAGGTCCAGCAGTTTCGGGGTCTCGGTGAACTCGTAGACGGCGGGGCGTTTGACGTCGCCCGTGACGGCGCAGAGGGTCTGGACTGGCGGAATGAAGACCACGTCGCCCTCCTGGAGGCGGATGTCGTTGGACTTCTCGCCCTCCAGGAGGAAGCGGTAGGCGTCGAAGCGGGTGATCACCCGCTTGCCCCGTCGGACCTGGATGTCCCGCAGCGAACCGGTGTAGGCGGGACCGCCGGAGGCGATGAGGGCGTTCACCAGGGTGGCCATGGAGGAGACCCGGTAGGCGCCGGGGCGCCGGGCGTCGCCCACCACGTAGACCGTCATCCCCTGGAGGCGGCCCATGGTGACGTTGAGCTCGAAATCGGTGTAGTAGCGGCTGTAGGCCTTGCGGACGGCCTCCTGGAGCTGCGAAAAGGTCATCCCCGCGGCGCCGATGGCGCCCGCCAGGGGGAGGTTGAGGTCGCCGTTGCGGCCCACCGTGAGGTTCCAGCTGCCGTTCTGGACGCCCCACATGGTGACCCGCACGTTGTCGCCGGGTTTGACCACGTAGTGCGGCGGGACGGGCACGAGCTCGGGCTTCTGGGGCGAACGGCGGAAGAAGTCGTAGCCGTAGCGCTTGAGGTGCGGCGCCAGGCCGCGGGGGAAGCGCCCGGTGATGATGGAGTCCCGCGGGTGGGCCACGGTGCGGGTGAGCTCCTGGGCCTCGCTGTCGGTCATGGCGGTCTCGCCCTCGGTGGTCGGGGCGGTGTCGCCCTCCATGCCGGGCTGACCGCCGGTCTCCCAGGTGGTGTCGTCGGTGTCCCCTGGTTCGTAGGAATAGTCGCCGGTGTCCGCAGCGGGCCCCGTGTCGGCGCCGCTCTCCGACGGGGCGGCGGAGGCGTCGCCTGCGTCGCCGCCGGTATCCTGCGCCGTGGCCGGGGGTGTGATGAGGATAAAGCCGCATATGATGATACAGATCAGGATGGTCCAGGTGATGGTGTTCCGGGATGGTCGCACCCGCTCTACCTCCTCAATTCTACTCATTATCTGTCGCCGTTGAAGGGCTTGGTGCTGCCCCGGGTGAGGACCTTGACGAGGCCCTCCGTCTCGGGGGGCTCGGTCCCCTGGTAGTCCGATTCCGCCTGGCACATGGCGCTCAGCGCCCTGTAGAGGCTGGTCCGCAGACGCACCGGCTGGAGCTGGCCCCAGAGGCGCTCGGGGGTGTTGTGGGCGCCGGGCTTGCGGGCGGCGTCGTAGCGCCAGGTGGACATGAGGGTGAAGCGCTGCCGCCAGGTGTGGGGGCTGGTGCCGCCGACCCAGCTTTCCGCCGGGATCCGCAGGTACATGCCGGCGTTGCTGTAGTTCTTGCCGCTGGTGAGGTGGTCCGTCTTGGCGATATAGAAGCCGATACCCAGATTGTCCCACCAGCGGGTGAAGGACAGGGTGCCGCCCATGTCGCCGTCGAGATAGCGGCCGGCCTCCACCTGGAGGTCCGCGTCGTAGCTGGGGATGTAGTAGCCCGCCTGGAGCCACCAGGCGCCCCACCAGTCGCTGTCGGCACCGTCTACGGGGTGGAAGGCGCCGGGGTCGCGGTCCGAAAGGGCGGCGAAGGCGTAGGGGTCGCGCTCGTGGACCAGACTGAGCCGGGCCCCCAGCCACCACTGGCCGTTCTGGAAGTAGCAGCGGGCCCAGGCGTTGGCGCCGAACCAGATGCTGTCGAGCCAGCCGCTCTCGGCCAGTGCCCAGAGGTTGCCCTTCTGGAAGGCCCCCAGGTTCCGGAGGCCGCCGAGGACGCCCTGCCAGATGCGGGTGGTGCTGTTGGTCTCGGGCTCCCACCAGAGGTCGATGTCGTTGTAGAGGGGCATCCGCACGTCCAGGTAGCCCTCCCAGCCTTCGTAGGAACGCTCGGTGTAGCTGGCGCCCAGGGAGGTGCGGCTCATGTAGATCTTCTGGTCTACGGCGCGGTCCACCCGCGGTTCGTGGGTGAGCATGGCCTTGAGGGTGCGGCGCTCACGCGCGCCGGGGTTATCGGTGAGGGTGACCGGCCAGGTTTCGTCCTTGATCTCGCCGTAGCGGCTGCCCTTGGGGACGTACATCACCCGGGCGGCGCGGTGGTCCTGGGTGCCGAGACGGCCCAGCCGAAGGTCGGCCAGCTGGGAGCCGGGGATGTCCACCCGCACGAAGGGAACGCCCATGGTCTGGACGGCCACGGTGAGGCGTTCGGTGTCCCAGGGGAGCACCAGGGCGG is a genomic window of Synergistales bacterium containing:
- a CDS encoding SLBB domain-containing protein — translated: MSRIEEVERVRPSRNTITWTILICIIICGFILITPPATAQDTGGDAGDASAAPSESGADTGPAADTGDYSYEPGDTDDTTWETGGQPGMEGDTAPTTEGETAMTDSEAQELTRTVAHPRDSIITGRFPRGLAPHLKRYGYDFFRRSPQKPELVPVPPHYVVKPGDNVRVTMWGVQNGSWNLTVGRNGDLNLPLAGAIGAAGMTFSQLQEAVRKAYSRYYTDFELNVTMGRLQGMTVYVVGDARRPGAYRVSSMATLVNALIASGGPAYTGSLRDIQVRRGKRVITRFDAYRFLLEGEKSNDIRLQEGDVVFIPPVQTLCAVTGDVKRPAVYEFTETPKLLDLVETAGGFTSQYYAGRYQVYRIEDHRYRSFLESHLQRIGPESANNIPLNDGDLVRIFSVHEQRAQVRLTGAVARPGEYAIEEGATRLAEVLERAGGLTSQAAYEGEITRTVITQQGPDRNIMMVNYRNALQGGSENLLLKPDDVIQVRTVPEWEERKYVRVTGEVRFPGTYTLRENERISDLLERVGGFTQEAFLEGAQFTRSSVRTQQKKQLRNLADRMERELYVSASTEGDAGAAEVREERLRRERFVQSLRQMQPEGRVVVHLEENPRMLKGSNYDLLLEGGDRLHVPQEPNTVTVMGAVFSPTAFVYRPERTFRHYVDAAGGYLSTADRARTYVVHPDGSAQRAYKGRRPIIAQEGDTIIVPDKLDPLKNIRHTKDVVDIIYKIAVSLSAVSNVLD
- a CDS encoding YjbH domain-containing protein — its product is MTKDNQSGGRGERNNMATAYGRDNRSRFLFGFIVCVSIFLVASSAYAQSPANAGYTGLWEYPTAEMPGDGRGRFGAVNYAPYSAAYTNLNYLPWMELNLRLTRFGTGPLISDAYGKYKDKAMDLKLLLWEQEGRLPSIAVGATDIMGTKITNAQYAVATYGGRRWSASFGYGTDRLNGFYGGLAWRPSGWLELKAEYSPLDYTGDVAGGKQIMPEKPSSKVNVGAVASTPWGPDVSVSYQRGDEFCFGMSYNYDLNKPIFGGRRIKGPDGEPRLPAWDELGDRGVAASLLEALREYRPAANVTVRANPRKQVLVGYDNIGESSQAICMAHVTAIAALVLPWDTERLTVAVQTMGVPFVRVDIPGSQLADLRLGRLGTQDHRAARVMYVPKGSRYGEIKDETWPVTLTDNPGARERRTLKAMLTHEPRVDRAVDQKIYMSRTSLGASYTERSYEGWEGYLDVRMPLYNDIDLWWEPETNSTTRIWQGVLGGLRNLGAFQKGNLWALAESGWLDSIWFGANAWARCYFQNGQWWLGARLSLVHERDPYAFAALSDRDPGAFHPVDGADSDWWGAWWLQAGYYIPSYDADLQVEAGRYLDGDMGGTLSFTRWWDNLGIGFYIAKTDHLTSGKNYSNAGMYLRIPAESWVGGTSPHTWRQRFTLMSTWRYDAARKPGAHNTPERLWGQLQPVRLRTSLYRALSAMCQAESDYQGTEPPETEGLVKVLTRGSTKPFNGDR